ATTATAAAGTCTATGCCTTTTTTCATAAAAAATAATAGAAAAAACTATATTTTTAACACTTTCGCCTTTAAAAATATCTTATGACTTGCTATAATTATGATGTACTAAAAGAGGGTGAATAATATGTTAAATGCTGGCCTAATTCTTGAAGGTGGCGGTATGAGAGGTGCATATACTGCTGGTGTTTTAGATTGTTTAATTGATAATAAAATTTATTTTAAAAATGTTTATGGTGTTTCTGCTGGTTCTTGTCATGCATGTAGTTACTTATCACAACAAAAAGAACGTGCTATTCATACCATAACTGATTATCTTGATGATAAAAATTATGCAAGTTTTTATAGTTTAGTAAAAACTGGTGATTTTTTTGGAGCAAAAATGGTTTATGATGATATTCCAAATAAGTTAATTCCTTTCGATTATCAAACTTTTATCGATAGTCCAATGAACTTATATGCAATCTTAACAAACTGTCGTACTGGAAAAGCAGAATATCATTTGTTGAAAGATTTGTATGTTGATACTATAAAAATTAGAGCATCTAGTTCATTACCACTTTTATCTAAAATGGTTAGTATTGATAATGAACTATATTTAGATGGAGGAATTAGTGATTCAATACCTCTAGAATTTTCGCAAGTGCAAGGCAATAAAAAAAATGTTATTGTTTTAACTCAACATAGCGGGTATAAAAAGAAGCCTAATAGACTAACATCAATCATGAAATTATTCTATAAAAAATACCCACTTTTGATAAATGCTATTAAAACACGACATTTAAAATATAATGATACACTAGAGTTAATTGAAAAAGGAAAAAAAGATAATACAGTTTTTGTAATTCAACCAAAAAACCCTGTTAAGATTGGCAGATTAGAAAAAGATACAGCTAAACTTTGGGATTTATATAAAGAAGGTTATTACGATATGTTAGATAACCTTGATAAAATGATTGAATTTATTAAAGAATAAATAATCAAAAGAAAAAGTATGACTTTAAAATCATACTTTTTTTAGTCAAGACCAACAACATTATCAGCAGGAATTGTAAACATCATCCTTGATTGTTCATTACCTACTTTAGCCTTAATACTTTTCATAATTTCAATTTTTTGTGATCTTTCAACTAAAATTCCAACAACATCTTTCTTCTCTTGAAGAGGTATTCCAAAAAATTTAGCGATATCTTCACGGCCAAAATGTAAAGCATGGAAAGCTGTTCCACCAGTAGCTCCAGCCTTTCTTGCTGCTTTCATTACATCCTCAACATTTCCTTCATCAACAATGGTAATTATTAAATCATGTTCTATTGTTTTATTCACTTCTTCTACCTCACTTTCAAAATCACACTGTAAATCAGCAATCACTTGTTCATCAATACCGATATGCGATAACATACCTGAAATAGGAATTGAAAAAGCAAATCCTTTTTCCTTTTTTGGTACTGTGAAATGATAGCTCATTTTACTTAATAATTCTGGTATTTTACTTTTAGGTTTGAAACCAAAAATAATACTTCTTTCTGGATAACTAAAACCAAGTGCATCAATAAGAGGTGCATCAGTAGTACCTTCAGCACTTATTACATATTGTCCTGGCATTTTAGTTTTTTTGAAAATTTCAACAATCTCATTTTCATTATGCCTTTCAACAATAACTACTAATAATTGTAGTTCTTTAAGTTTGCACATTCTCTCTTTTATATTTATATCTTCAATCATTGAAAATCCTCCTCAGAAAAATCTTCTAAATCAATATCACTATCATGTATTTTACTTTCTCTTTTATAAATAAATCCCATGATTTGAATTGCAATTAATGGCGTCATTGC
This genomic window from Bacilli bacterium PM5-9 contains:
- a CDS encoding putative patatin/cPLA2 family phospholipase (product_source=COG4667; cath_funfam=3.30.200.20; cog=COG4667; pfam=PF01734; superfamily=52151), with protein sequence MLNAGLILEGGGMRGAYTAGVLDCLIDNKIYFKNVYGVSAGSCHACSYLSQQKERAIHTITDYLDDKNYASFYSLVKTGDFFGAKMVYDDIPNKLIPFDYQTFIDSPMNLYAILTNCRTGKAEYHLLKDLYVDTIKIRASSSLPLLSKMVSIDNELYLDGGISDSIPLEFSQVQGNKKNVIVLTQHSGYKKKPNRLTSIMKLFYKKYPLLINAIKTRHLKYNDTLELIEKGKKDNTVFVIQPKNPVKIGRLEKDTAKLWDLYKEGYYDMLDNLDKMIEFIKE
- a CDS encoding hypothetical protein (product_source=Hypo-rule applied; superfamily=54913); this translates as MIEDINIKERMCKLKELQLLVVIVERHNENEIVEIFKKTKMPGQYVISAEGTTDAPLIDALGFSYPERSIIFGFKPKSKIPELLSKMSYHFTVPKKEKGFAFSIPISGMLSHIGIDEQVIADLQCDFESEVEEVNKTIEHDLIITIVDEGNVEDVMKAARKAGATGGTAFHALHFGREDIAKFFGIPLQEKKDVVGILVERSQKIEIMKSIKAKVGNEQSRMMFTIPADNVVGLD